A section of the Castanea sativa cultivar Marrone di Chiusa Pesio chromosome 12, ASM4071231v1 genome encodes:
- the LOC142620705 gene encoding uncharacterized protein LOC142620705 — protein sequence MVQETRYSLLSDSVSLIEQRLDDHASTMEIISRRLEQLDTNFREMQAMMDERLPAVHQQVNQQEGPVHHPENHHYQENHPPETEVLQQPLHHLRPEVGALIPRPIRLEFPRFSGGDPAAWIFRAVQFFRYYGIPEEEKILNASYHLDGEALIWFQDCERSLDSWETFIRAIQVRFGPSSYDDPMEALTKLKQTTTVAVYKSQFEMLSNRIRNLSEPHKLSCFLSGLRDEVRLAVRMQNPRTLTAAFGLAKIQEEYLTTCKKVYRPFSESSRSNWQEPSTEKYDSKSESKTRVPIQKITSTQMEERRKKGLCYYCDEKWQPKHKCMGLKLFMIEEVQEVNHGEAVEVDDNAEFQLNQADITLYALIGCPSPGTMRVLGQIKGHWAIILLDTGSSHNFLDSGLVRTLQLVVDTTKILEVRVANGDLIRIKGECRDLLIQMQGKDFLVDLHVLNLRGCDVVLGTQWLSTLGLISWDFKHLEMGFMYQGNKMWLKGVKSKGSVIQDGDQFFKQPIQKGLLLQIVSQHLDSSLAQQLVHPMVQPVLEEFAAVFEEPKGLPPCRGHEHQIILKPGTQPICQRPYRYPYYQKTEIENIVKDLLTSGSIRNSQSPFASPVLLVRKADGSWRMCVDYRALNNDTVKDKFPIPVVDELLDELSGAWVFSKLDLRSGYHQIRMREEDIEKTAFRTHEGHYEFLVMPFGLTNAPSTFQSLMNDVFKPFLRKFVLVFFDDILVYSRDMTTHVLHLKSVLQVLFDHKLFAKRSKCTFACSEVEYLGHVISGNGVKTDPKKTAAMLEWPIPTSVKALRGFLGLTGYYRTFIRNYGSIASPLTDLLKKDAFEWTAQANQAFHNLKEAVSQPPMLALPDFSQPFLVECDASGFGIGAVLMQQGRPIAFHSKALKGKSIHLSTYEKELLALVTAVKKWRPYLLGKPFVIKTDHQILKYLLEQRIGTPMQQRWITKLLGYSFLISYKQGKDNVVADALSRKCEKEVLDEQCADSSVSLFCIDSQVDSPCSLFLLSFPTPTWIDELKACYKDDEEVQQILQTLHHSPKAASQFSLQNGLLLYKG from the coding sequence ATGGTGCAAGAAACAAGGTATTCTCTTCTAAGCGATTCTGTTTCATTGATAGAACAGAGGCTGGATGATCATGCTTCTACCATGGAAATTATTTCAAGAAGATTGGAACAACTGGATACCAATTTCAGAGAGATGCAAGCTATGATGGATGAAAGGTTACCAGCAGTGCATCAACAAGTTAATCAGCAAGAGGGTCCAGTTCATCATCCAGAAAATCATCATTATCAAGAAAATCACCCCCCTGAAACTGAGGTGCTGCAACAGCCATTGCATCATCTGAGACCTGAGGTAGGTGCTCTAATTCCTAGACCTATTAGGTTAGAGTTTCCTAGATTTAGTGGAGGTGATCCTGCTGCTTGGATCTTTAGGGCTGTGCAATTCTTTCGTTACTATGGTATACCTGAGGAAGAAAAAATCTTGAATGCTTCTTATCATCTTGATGGTGAGGCATTAATTTGGTTCCAAGATTGTGAGAGATCCTTGGATTCTTGGGAGACTTTCATCAGGGCCATTCAAGTGAGATTTGGACCTTCATCGTATGATGATCCCATGGAAGCCTTGACCAAATTGAAGCAAACTACCACTGTGGCTGTTTACAAGAGTCAATTTGAGATGCTAAGTAACAGAATTAGAAACTTATCTGAACCTCACAAGCTCAGTTGTTTTTTGAGTGGCTTAAGAGATGAAGTTAGATTAGCAGTGAGGATGCAAAATCCAAGAACTCTGACTGCTGCCTTTGGATTAGCCAAAATTCAAGAAGAGTATTTGACCACTTGCAAGAAGGTCTATAGGCCATTTTCTGAGTCTAGCCGAAGCAATTGGCAAGAACCATCAACAGAAAAGTATGACAGTAAGAGTGAGTCTAAGACAAGAGTTCCTATACAGAAGATTACTTCAACTCAGatggaagaaagaagaaaaaaaggtcTTTGTTATTACTGTGATGAGAAATGGCAGCCTAAACACAAATGTATGGGTCTTAAGTTGTTCATGATAGAAGAAGTGCAAGAGGTCAACCATGGTGAAGCTGTAGAAGTGGATGATAATGCAGAATTTCAGTTGAATCAAGCTGACATCACTTTGTATGCTTTGATAGGCTGTCCTTCCCCAGGTACTATGAGGGTCTTGGGTCAAATTAAAGGACATTGGGCTATAATTTTGTTGGACACTGGTAGTTCTCACAACTTCCTGGATTCGGGGTTGGTGAGAACTCTACAATTGGTTGTAGACACTACAAAGATCTTGGAGGTGAGGGTGGCTAATGGTGATTTGATCAGAATAAAGGGTGAATGTAGAGACTTGTTAATCCAGATGCAAGGTAAGGATTTCTTGGTGGATCTGCATGTTTTGAATTTAAGGGGTTGTGATGTGGTTTTGGGCACTCAATGGTTGAGCACCCTTGGTCTCATCAGTTGGGATTTTAAACATTTGGAGATGGGATTCATGTACCAAGGGAATAAGATGTGGTTAAAGGGTGTCAAATCCAAAGGTTCAGTCATACAAGATGGTGATCAGTTCTTTAAACAACCAATTCAAAAAGGTTTGCTTTTGCAGATTGTTTCCCAGCATTTAGATTCTTCCCTTGCACAACAGTTAGTTCATCCAATGGTGCAACCTGTGTTAGAAGAGTTTGCTGCAGTTTTTGAGGAACCTAAGGGCTTACCTCCTTGCAGAGGTCATGAACACCAGATAATTCTCAAACCTGGAACCCAACCAATCTGTCAGAGGCCTTACAGGTATCCCTATTACCagaaaactgaaattgaaaatattgttaagGACCTACTTACTTCAGGTTCTATTAGAAACAGTCAAAGTCCATTTGCTTCTCCTGTGTTACTAGTTAGGAAAGCAGATGGTAGttggaggatgtgtgtggatTATAGGGCTCTTAACAATGATACTGTGAAAGACAAGTTTCCTATACCTGTGGTAGATGAGCTTCTAGATGAATTGAGTGGTGCTTGGGTATTCTCTAAGTTGGACTTAAGATCTGGGTATCATCAAATTCGAATGAGGGAGGAGGATATTGAGAAAACAGCTTTTAGAACCCATGAAGGTCACTATGAGTTCTTAGTTATGCCATTTGGGCTAACTAATGCTCCATCAACATTTCAATCTCTCATGAATGATGTGTTTAAGCCATTTCTTAGGAAATTTGTGCTTgtattttttgatgatattcTTGTTTACAGTAGAGATATGACTACTCATGTATTACATCTCAAATCTGTTTTACAAGTGTTGTTTGATCATAAGCTTTTTGCAAAGAGAAGCAAGTGTACTTTTGCTTGCTCTGAAGTGGAGTATTTGGGGCATGTTATATCTGGTAATGGTGTCAAAACTGATCCTAAGAAGACTGCAGCCATGTTAGAGTGGCCCATTCCTACATCAGTGAAAGCTTTGAGGGGTTTTTTGGGATTAACTGGTTATTACAGGACATTCATCAGGAATTATGGTTCAATTGCCTCACCCCTGACTGATCTGCTCAAGAAAGATGCCTTTGAGTGGACTGCTCAAGCTAACCAAGCCTTCCATAATCTTAAGGAGGCTGTCTCTCAACCCCCTATGCTGGCCTTACCTGATTTTTCTCAACCTTTTTTGGTGGAATGTGATGCTTCGGGCTTTGGGATTGGGGCTGTGTTGATGCAGCAAGGCAGGCCAATTGCTTTTCACAGCAAGGCTTTGAAGGGAAAGAGTATTCATTTGTCAACTTATGAAAAGGAGTTACTAGCCTTGGTTACAGCAGTTAAAAAATGGAGACCATATTTGTTAGGGAAGCCTTTTGTGATTAAAACAGATCATCAGATTTTGAAGTATCTGTTGGAGCAGAGAATTGGCACTCCTATGCAACAAAGATGGATTACAAAGCTACTTGGTTACTCATTTCTCATTTCTTACAAGCAAGGAAAAGATAATGTAGTAGCTGATGCATTGTCtagaaaatgtgagaaagaaGTTTTGGATGAACAATGTGCAGATTCAAGTGTCAGTCTATTTTGCATTGATTCTCAGGTTGACAGTCCTTGCAGCttgtttcttctttcctttcctaCTCCTACTTGGATTGATGAGCTTAAGGCATGTTATAAAGATGATGAAGAGGTGCAACAGATTCTACAGACACTCCATCACAGTCCAAAAGCTGCTAGTCAGTTCAGTTTGCAGAATGGCTTATTGTTGTATAagggttga